The Candidatus Hydrogenedentota bacterium sequence TGATGGGAAGGCGGATTATTCGCTTCAGTGGGACGGGGTCAAGGACGGCATCCTGTTCGTTCCGGGGTTCGAGATGTCCGGCGGTTTCATGCCGTGGGGTCTGCCCAGCAACACGGTGTTGGATTGCGGAGGGGATCCGGAACTGTTGGCGGACACGATCGGGGAGGCGGGGGGACTCCTGTTTTTTGCACACTCGGAAGAAGACCGGCCCTGGAACCTGCCGCAGCTTGTCGGGATGGAGATCTACAACATTCACACCGATTTCAAGGACGAAGACGGGTACAGGGCGCTGTTGCCCGACATCGTCTTCAGCATCCGCAAGTATCCCGATCACGTAATCCGCACCATTTTCGATCGCCAGACCGAGATTCTCGCCAACTGGGACCGCCTCAACAAGGACCGCCATATCGTTGGGATCGCCGCCAATGACTGCCACCAGAACAATGGCTTCACCGGACGGTGCACGGATGAGGGCAAGCTTCTCGTCGAGGATACGAGCCCCGACGCCATTGGCGAATACGAACTGAACTGGTGGAAGCGTCTGGGACTTCGGGTATTGTTTGGTCCTCTCGAGCCCGGCCGCGAGCTGTTCCGGTTCGAACTCGACCCTTACGAGCGGATGGTCCGGTACGTCAGCACGCATATCCTCGCGCACGAGCTGTCCAGGGAGGCCATTCTCGAGTCGCTTCGCGAGGGCCGGGTGTACATCGCGTTCGACGTCCTTGCCGACAGCACGGGGTTCGTGTTTGTGGCGGATTCACGCGACGGCAGGGCGGTGATGGGCGAACGCATCCCGCTGGGTCCCGACGTGCACCTGCGGGCCGGGTCGCCCGTGCCCTGCCGGTTCACCGTCGTGCATGACGGCGTTGTTGCACACCAGGCCGAGGGACGCGAACTCGATTGGCAGGCAAAAGATGCCGGCAAGTACCGCATCGAAGCGGAAGTGGACATCCTGGGCGAATGGACCCCATGGGTCTACACCAATCCCATCGAGGTTGCCGCCACCGCCGTCGCGTCAGAGGCGAACCCGTAACGCCGTTTGCGCCTATCCCGCCGCCGGGGGAATGATCGCCCGCCTTGTCACGGAGCGGTCTCACACCGAGCCGCGGAGAATGTGGAGCGCGAGCAAAATTCCTCCGACGAAACCGTCGTGCCCTCGCGGCGCTCTTCCAAGTTGGCGTGTTTTGCCTTTTCGGTTGATTGCCCTTCGAGTCTGGCGCCCTATTCTGTGGCATATGCCCCACGGGAATCCTGTTGACATTCAGAAAGGACTTGTCTATTTTCGACTCTCTGGTAATGTAATGATCTGTACAAATCGGCTATCTCGCTGTGCATGCGCGGCTGCGCAGCTCCGCATGCCGCGTGAGAGAGGTTTCACCATGAGTTGTTCGACCAGCCGCTTGGGGGGCCGCCTGTTCACGATTCTGCTCATTGGAGCCGCCGTAATCGGCTGCCCGCCTTCAGACAGTAAGGTCACGGTTCCCAATGTCGTTGGCCAGACGCAAACGGCGGCACAAAACGCTATCACAGGAGCTGGTCTCGCGGTTGGAACCGTAACCCAAGAGTACCATGCCACGGTTGCGGCGGGCCTGGTGCTCAGCCAGGATCCTCCAGCGGGGAGAAGCGTTACCGCCAACAGCGCCGTGAACCTTGTGGTTTCGAAGGGTCCGGGCGGAGGAGGAGACATTTCGAACATCGAGGAACTTCAACGAATCGGGAACGACCCGGCATATCCTCTCGACGGCGACTACGTTCTGACGCAAGACATCGACGCCTCGGCGACGGCGGGCTGGAACGACGGCGCAGGCTTTGACCCGGTCGGCACGTGGATCGAGGATGATCCGGCAGCAGCGTTTACCGGGACCTTCGACGGCCAGGGGCATGTCATCACGAATCTGGTGATCAACCGGCCGGGCGAAGGCTATGCCGGTTTGTTTGGCTTTGTGGGCGAGGGAGGCGTCATCCTAAACCTCGGCATCGAGGGCGGCGCGGTGTCAGGTGGCGAGCGTGTTGGCGCCCTGGCGGGCGGGATCAGCGACGGCACGATTTCCGAATGTCATGTGACATCTTCGGTGACGGGGGAGGACTTTGTCGGGGTACTGGTGGGTGACAACTACCACGGCGCGATATCGCAATGCCACGCGACGGGCGCGGTAACCGGCGGCTCGAACGTTGGCGGGCTATTCGGGTCCGCCTGCGGGGACGTGTTTCAGTGCTACGCGACGGGCGCAGTGACAGGTACGGGCAGCTACGTGGGCGGCCTGGCGGGCTCTATCTGCGGCACGGTATCGCAGTGTTTCGCCACGGGCACGGTGGCGGCGCTCGGCGATTTCGCCGGCGGTTTAGCGGGCTCCAACATGGGCGCGGTAT is a genomic window containing:
- a CDS encoding PASTA domain-containing protein, with the protein product MSCSTSRLGGRLFTILLIGAAVIGCPPSDSKVTVPNVVGQTQTAAQNAITGAGLAVGTVTQEYHATVAAGLVLSQDPPAGRSVTANSAVNLVVSKGPGGGGDISNIEELQRIGNDPAYPLDGDYVLTQDIDASATAGWNDGAGFDPVGTWIEDDPAAAFTGTFDGQGHVITNLVINRPGEGYAGLFGFVGEGGVILNLGIEGGAVSGGERVGALAGGISDGTISECHVTSSVTGEDFVGVLVGDNYHGAISQCHATGAVTGGSNVGGLFGSACGDVFQCYATGAVTGTGSYVGGLAGSICGTVSQCFATGTVAALGDFAGGLAGSNMGAVSECYAAGGVTGNDSVGGLAGDNYFSTISRCYATGPVTGESHVGGLVGQNNYATVEFSFWDIDTGGQTESGGGTGLSTAEMQTETTFTAAGWDFDAVWHMLPEGSYPYLRALP